Part of the Jatrophihabitans sp. GAS493 genome, GTGCCTTCCCGGCGGCACCGAGTTCACCGCCGATGATGAGCGCTGAAGGGTTGAGGAGATTGCACAGTTCGGCCAATGGTCGTCCGAGTGTGCGGCCGGCCTCGTTGAGGATCCGGTCGGTGACCGCGTCCTGGAACTCGTGAATCTGTACCTTCTGCTGATCGCTGCTGGGGTGCGTGTGGGCGATCTGCTCGCGCACCGCCTTCACCGAGATCACCGCCTCCAAGCACCCGAGGTCCCCGCAGCGACACAGCTCGGTTCGGCCCGGGAGTTTCGTGTGCCCGATCTCGCCGGCCAGGCCGTTGGCGCCGGTGTACGACCGGCCGTTGAGCACCATGCTTGCGCCGATGCCATCGGACGCTTTGACGTACAGGAAGTCCGAGTGGTGACGCCCGGCACCGGCCTGCTGCTCGCCGTAGGCGCCGAGGACCGCGTCGTTCTCGATGTGGACCGGCACACCGAGCCGGGCCTGTAGCTCCTGTCCGGGGGCGAGCCCAACCCAGCTCATGAGAATCGTCGGGGATCGGACCGTTCCGGTTCGGCTGTCGATCGGTCCCGGAACTCCGGCGACTACGGAAGAAAGGTGGTCAATAGAATGCTCTTCGCGCAACTGCCGCATCGTTTCGGCGGCGAAGTCCATGGCGTCGCGGGCGTTCAGGTCCACGTCCAGGACGAGGTGCCCCCGACCGAGTTCACGACCCAGTCGGTCGGCGACGGCGACGGTGACATGGCTGTGCCCGAAGTCGATACCGGCGACCGGTGCACCTGATGCCACCGCAGAGAGGCTGACCCCGGGGCGGCCGCTGCCCGAGCCGCGACCCTTTGTCCGGGCTTCGGCCTCCACGATCCGTCCCTCGGCCAGCAGTCGGCCGACGGCATGGTTGACGGTGCTGCGCGACAGGCCGGCCAGCTGGGCCAGTTCGGAGCGAGTGACCTCGTTGCCGTTGCGGACGAGCTGGTAAAGGTCTTCTCGGGTCCGATCCCGGGGAGACACATTGTCAGTAGCTGAGGTCATCCCAGGACTCTATGTCATCCGCGGCGAGTTCGGCCCATAATGAGCCCATTATTTACACAATAATCGTGCATGAAGTGCATAAAAATGGCGGTTCAAAACCATTGACCGGCTAAAAGTAGCTGGGTAGCGTCCCGGACGACCCCTTCTTGTGTACGCAGCGTCATTAGCTGAATCGGTTAGCCAGCCGCTGCGGCACGCGATCCCCTACGCATTTGTCGGAAGGACACTCTTCATGCATCTCCCGAACCCCAGGTCGGTGGCCGCGCGGTCAGCACTGACGCTGACCGTTGCGGCCGCTCTAGTAGTGAGCGGAGCGGTCCAGGCAACCGCCGCGACCACAGATCCCAATC contains:
- a CDS encoding ROK family transcriptional regulator, producing MTSATDNVSPRDRTREDLYQLVRNGNEVTRSELAQLAGLSRSTVNHAVGRLLAEGRIVEAEARTKGRGSGSGRPGVSLSAVASGAPVAGIDFGHSHVTVAVADRLGRELGRGHLVLDVDLNARDAMDFAAETMRQLREEHSIDHLSSVVAGVPGPIDSRTGTVRSPTILMSWVGLAPGQELQARLGVPVHIENDAVLGAYGEQQAGAGRHHSDFLYVKASDGIGASMVLNGRSYTGANGLAGEIGHTKLPGRTELCRCGDLGCLEAVISVKAVREQIAHTHPSSDQQKVQIHEFQDAVTDRILNEAGRTLGRPLAELCNLLNPSALIIGGELGAAGKALIDGVEASVRRHAQPATAANIEILAAELSVRAELTGAIRLAAELASR